The Collimonas fungivorans Ter331 genome has a segment encoding these proteins:
- a CDS encoding D-2-hydroxyacid dehydrogenase family protein, whose protein sequence is MKIAVLDDYQDSVRHLDSFRLLDGHDVKVFNNSARGVGQLAIRLADFEALVLIRERSSFSRALLQKLPKLKLISQTGKVSGHIDVEAATECGIAIVEGIGDPTAPAELTWALIMAASRRIPRYVSNLQQGQWQSVSAIPRNDVLGTVLKGRTLAIWGYGKIGRMIAGYGKAFGMRVLVWGREASLAAAQKDGYEAAASKQQFFAEADVLSLHLRLNDATRGIVEAADLALMKSSAIFVNTSRAELVAEGALEPALQQGRPGFAALDVFETEPLAPDSPLLRMENVLASPHLGYVEKDSYELYFRIAFQNVLDFAGGAPKNVLNPDALLPK, encoded by the coding sequence ATGAAAATTGCCGTACTGGATGATTATCAAGACAGCGTCCGCCATCTCGACAGCTTCAGATTATTGGATGGCCACGACGTCAAAGTGTTCAATAATTCCGCGCGCGGTGTTGGCCAGCTGGCAATCCGCCTGGCCGATTTTGAAGCGCTGGTGCTGATCCGCGAACGCAGCAGTTTTTCCCGGGCGCTGCTGCAAAAACTACCCAAGCTGAAACTGATTTCGCAGACCGGAAAAGTCAGCGGCCATATCGATGTCGAAGCAGCTACCGAATGCGGCATCGCCATCGTCGAAGGCATCGGCGATCCGACCGCGCCGGCCGAACTGACCTGGGCCCTGATCATGGCCGCCAGCCGCCGCATCCCGCGTTATGTCAGCAACCTGCAGCAGGGACAGTGGCAATCGGTGTCGGCGATACCGCGAAACGATGTGCTGGGCACCGTGCTCAAGGGGCGCACGCTGGCGATCTGGGGTTATGGAAAAATCGGCCGCATGATTGCCGGCTACGGCAAGGCGTTCGGCATGCGGGTGCTGGTATGGGGCCGCGAGGCCAGCCTGGCCGCCGCGCAGAAAGATGGCTATGAAGCGGCGGCCTCGAAACAGCAGTTTTTCGCTGAAGCCGATGTGCTGTCGCTGCACCTGCGCCTGAACGATGCGACGCGCGGCATTGTCGAGGCGGCCGACCTGGCCTTGATGAAATCCAGCGCCATTTTTGTCAACACCAGCCGCGCCGAGCTGGTTGCCGAGGGCGCGCTGGAGCCGGCCTTGCAGCAGGGCCGGCCCGGTTTTGCCGCGCTGGATGTGTTTGAAACCGAGCCTCTGGCGCCGGATTCGCCGCTGCTGCGGATGGAGAATGTGCTGGCTTCACCGCACCTGGGTTATGTCGAAAAAGACAGTTACGAGCTGTACTTTCGGATCGCATTTCAGAATGTGCTGGATTTCGCCGGCGGCGCGCCCAAGAATGTCCTGAATCCGGACGCGCTGCTGCCAAAATAA